One Rhinopithecus roxellana isolate Shanxi Qingling chromosome 7, ASM756505v1, whole genome shotgun sequence DNA segment encodes these proteins:
- the LOC104657064 gene encoding protein FAM156A/FAM156B, whose amino-acid sequence MDPLQKRNPASPSKSSLMTAAETSEEDPASSQPSYSEQPMMGLSNLSPGPGPSQAVPLPEGLLHQRYREEKTLEERQWERLEFLQRKKAFLRHVRRRHRDHMAPYAVGREARVSPLGDRGQNRFRCECRYCQSHRPNLSGIPGESNRAPQPSSWETLVQGLSGLTLSLGTNQPGPLPEAALQPQETEEKRQRERQQESKIMFQRLLKQWLEEN is encoded by the coding sequence ATGGATCCACTCCAGAAACGGAATCCAGCATCACCTTCCAAATCTTCCCTGATGACAGCTGCAGAGACTTCCGAGGAAGATCCAGCGTCCTCTCAGCCTTCTTACTCAGAACAGCCGATGATGGGCCTCAGTAACCTGAGCCCCGGTCCTGGCCCCAGCCAGGCCGTGCCTCTCCCAGAGGGGCTGCTCCACCAGCGGTACAGAGAGGAGAAGACGCTGGAAGAGCGGCAGTGGGAGAGGCTGGAGTTCCTTCAGAGGAAGAAAGCGTTCCTGCGGCACGTGAGGAGGAGACACCGCGATCACATGGCCCCCTATGCTGTTGGGAGGGAAGCCAGAGTCTCCCCGTTAGGTGACCGAGGTCAGAATCGATTCCGATGTGAATGTCGATACTGCCAGAGCCACAGGCCAAATCTTTCTGGGATCCCTGGGGAGAGTAACAGGGCCCCACAACCCTCCTCCTGGGAGACGCTGGTGCAGGGCCTCAGTGGCTTGACCCTCAGCCTAGGCACCAACCAGCCCGGGCCTCTGCCCGAAGCAGCACTCCAACCACAGGAGACAGAGGAGAAGCGCCAGCGAGAGAGGCAGCAGGAGAGCAAAATAATGTTTCAGAGGCTGCTGAAGCAGTGGTTAGAGGAGAACTGA